In the genome of Megalops cyprinoides isolate fMegCyp1 chromosome 7, fMegCyp1.pri, whole genome shotgun sequence, one region contains:
- the LOC118781361 gene encoding 40S ribosomal protein S10-like: MLMPKKNRVAIYELLFKEGVMVAKKDVHLAKHPELAEKNVPNLHVMKAMQSLKSCGYVKEQFAWRHFYWYLTNEGIQYLRDFLHLPPEIVPATLRRQTRPETARPRPKGMEGERPGRMARGEADRDTYRRSAQPAGGDKKAEAGAGAATEFQFRGGFGRGRGQQPQ; encoded by the exons ATGTTGATGCCCAAGAAGAATCGCGTTGCCATCTACGAGCTCCTCTTCAAGGAGGGCGTGATGGTGGCCAAGAAGGACGTCCACCTAGCCAAGCACCCGGAGCTGGCAGAGAAGAACGTGCCCAACCTGCACGTGATGAAGGCCATGCAG TCTCTCAAGTCCTGCGGCTACGTCAAGGAGCAGTTCGCCTGGCGCCACTTCTACTGGTACCTCACCAACGAGGGCATCCAGTACCTGAGGGACTTCCTGCACCTGCCCCCCGAAATTGTGCCCGCCACCCTCCGGCGCCAGACCCGCCCCGAGACCGCCCGCCCAAGGCCCAAAG GTATGGAGGGGGAGAGGCCAGGTCGCATGGCTCGTGGAGAGGctgacagagacacatacaGGCGTTCCGCTCAGCCAG CCGGCGGCGACAAGAAGGCCGAAGCAGGTGCAGGAGCTGCCACAGAATTCCAGTTT